A genomic stretch from Sceloporus undulatus isolate JIND9_A2432 ecotype Alabama chromosome 5, SceUnd_v1.1, whole genome shotgun sequence includes:
- the SFRP2 gene encoding secreted frizzled-related protein 2, whose translation MAGMAPLLLLLGLASSSGASRGLFLFGQPDLAASSSSSAASVSSSSKRSNCKAIPSSLLLCRGIEYPSMRLPNLLGHESLAEVLEQAGAWIPLLQKQCHRDTRKFLCSLFAPVCLDDLDEPILPCLSLCAQVREGCAPVMAAFGFPWPDMLDCRRFPPDNDLCIPPAGPAEQPLPTPWREAPKVCDACKSKNEDDNEIVENLCKNDFALKIKVKEIAYINGDTKITPETKSKTIYKLNGVTERDLKKTVLWLKGGLQCTCDEMNDINAPYLVMGQRLSGELVITSVKRWQKGQRAFKRFSRSIRKLQC comes from the exons ATGGCGGGGatggctcctctgctgctgctgctgggcttgGCCTCCTCGTCCGGGGCCTCGCGGGGGCTCTTCCTCTTCGGGCAGCCGGACttggctgcctcttcctcttcttcggCGGCTTCTGTGTCCTCGTCTTCCAAGCGCTCCAACTGCAAGGCCATCCCCTCCTCGCTGCTGCTCTGCCGGGGCATCGAGTACCCGTCCATGCGGCTGCCCAACCTCTTGGGCCACGAGAGCCTGGCGGAGGTGCTGGAGCAGGCGGGCGCCTGGATCCCGCTGCTGCAGAAGCAGTGCCACCGCGACACCCGAAAGTTCCTCTGCTCGCTCTTCGCCCCCGTCTGCCTCGACGACCTGGACGAGCCCATCCTGCCCTGCCTCTCCCTCTGCGCCCAGGTCCGCGAGGGATGCGCCCCGGTCATGGCCGCCTTCGGCTTCCCCTGGCCGGACATGCTCGACTGCCGGCGCTTCCCCCCCGACAACGACCTCTGCATCCCCCCCGCCGGACCCGCCGAGCAGCCCCTGCCCACCCCCTGGAGGGAAG CACCCAAAGTCTGTGATGCCTGCAAAAGCAAGAATGAGGATGACAATGAGATTGTGGAAAACCTGTGCAAAAATGACTTTG CTCTGAAGATAAAAGTGAAGGAGATCGCCTACATCAATGGGGACACCAAGATCACTCCGGAGACAAAGAGCAAAACCATCTACAAGCTGAATGGGGTGACAGAAAGGGATCTGAAGAAGACGGTGCTTTGGCTCAAAGGTGGCCTGCAGTGTACCTGTGATGAAATGAATGATATCAATGCCCCCTATTTAGTGATGGGACAGAGGCTGTCTGGGGAGCTGGTGATTACCTCTGTCAAGCGATGGCAGAAAGGTCAGCGAGCATTCAAGAGGTTCTCCCGGAGCATCCGGAAGCTGCAGTGCTAG